In Thermocrinis minervae, a single genomic region encodes these proteins:
- the glnB gene encoding nitrogen regulator P-II GlnB, whose amino-acid sequence MKKVEAIIKPFKLDEVKDALVEIGIGGMTVTEVRGFGQQKGHTEIYRGTEYVIDFLPKVKIEVVVKDEDVEKVVETIIKTAQTGRVGDGKIFIIPVEDVIRIRTGERGEQAI is encoded by the coding sequence ATGAAGAAGGTGGAAGCCATAATAAAGCCTTTCAAACTGGATGAGGTAAAGGATGCTCTCGTAGAGATAGGCATAGGTGGTATGACAGTAACGGAAGTCAGAGGTTTTGGACAGCAGAAAGGACATACGGAGATATACAGAGGCACAGAATACGTGATAGATTTCCTGCCCAAGGTAAAAATTGAGGTGGTGGTAAAGGATGAAGATGTGGAAAAGGTGGTAGAGACGATAATAAAGACAGCTCAAACGGGCAGAGTGGGGGATGGGAAGATTTTCATAATACCTGTAGAAGATGTAATAAGGATAAGGACAGGAGAAAGAGGTGAACAAGCAATCTAA
- the glnA gene encoding type I glutamate--ammonia ligase translates to MHKRTPEEVLTLIEQEGVQFVDLRFSDLLGQWQHLTIPAYEISLETFEGGRGFDGSSVRGWQSIHESDMIAIPDPSTAFIDPFMEPKTLVMICDIYDPVTRERYGRDTRYVAQKAEQYLRQTGIGDTAYFGPEAEFFIFDSVEFGTGSNYAFWRVDSEEGWWNREIASSGYKIPNKRGYFPVPPLDKMSDLRNEMVSIMSQLGIIVELHHHEVATAGQGEIDIRYDSLLNQADKLFVYKYVVRMVAYKYGKYATFMPKVLPDDNGSGMHTHFSIWKDGKNLFAGSEYAGVSELCLYAIGGILKHGPALTAFTNPTINSYHRLVPGFEAPVRLAYSARNRSAAIRIPMYSQSPKAKRIEIRFPDPTCNPYLAFAAILMAAIDGIENKIHPGEPLDKDIYSLPPEELKDIPQLPGSLEEALKALENDYEFLLKGGVFTEELIETWISYKRKEIDQIRFIPHPKEFELYFDI, encoded by the coding sequence ATGCACAAACGCACACCAGAAGAAGTACTAACCCTCATAGAACAGGAGGGCGTTCAGTTTGTGGACCTTAGGTTCTCTGACCTTTTGGGTCAGTGGCAGCACCTTACCATACCAGCCTACGAGATCTCCCTTGAGACCTTCGAAGGGGGAAGAGGCTTTGACGGGTCTTCTGTGAGGGGCTGGCAGTCCATACACGAGTCTGACATGATAGCCATTCCAGACCCCTCTACAGCCTTCATAGACCCCTTTATGGAACCTAAAACCCTGGTAATGATATGCGATATTTATGATCCCGTAACCAGGGAAAGGTACGGGAGAGACACAAGGTACGTAGCCCAGAAAGCAGAGCAGTACCTAAGGCAAACGGGGATAGGAGATACCGCCTACTTTGGTCCGGAGGCTGAGTTTTTTATATTTGACTCTGTAGAGTTTGGTACAGGCTCCAACTACGCTTTCTGGCGGGTAGACTCTGAAGAGGGATGGTGGAACAGAGAGATAGCCTCATCTGGTTACAAAATACCCAACAAGAGAGGATACTTCCCAGTACCACCGTTGGATAAAATGAGCGACCTAAGGAACGAAATGGTTTCTATAATGTCTCAGCTCGGTATAATCGTAGAGCTTCATCACCATGAGGTAGCAACAGCAGGTCAAGGAGAGATAGACATAAGGTATGACTCCCTCTTAAACCAAGCGGATAAGCTCTTTGTATACAAGTACGTGGTACGTATGGTTGCTTACAAGTATGGTAAGTATGCCACCTTCATGCCCAAGGTACTCCCTGACGATAACGGTTCAGGTATGCATACTCACTTCTCCATATGGAAGGATGGAAAGAACCTCTTTGCCGGTTCTGAGTACGCTGGAGTATCTGAACTGTGCCTCTACGCCATAGGTGGTATACTCAAGCATGGTCCTGCGCTTACAGCTTTCACAAACCCAACTATCAACTCCTACCACAGGCTGGTTCCTGGCTTTGAGGCACCTGTAAGACTTGCCTACTCTGCAAGGAACAGATCCGCCGCCATAAGAATACCTATGTACTCCCAGTCTCCAAAGGCAAAGAGGATAGAGATAAGATTTCCAGACCCCACGTGCAACCCATACCTCGCTTTCGCAGCAATACTTATGGCTGCCATAGACGGAATAGAAAACAAAATACATCCAGGAGAACCTCTTGACAAAGACATCTACTCCCTACCACCTGAAGAACTCAAAGACATACCACAGCTACCTGGTTCTCTTGAAGAAGCCCTGAAAGCCTTAGAGAACGACTACGAGTTCCTCCTCAAAGGTGGAGTCTTCACTGAAGAACTTATAGAAACCTGGATAAGCTACAAGAGGAAGGAGATAGACCAAATAAGGTTTATCCCTCACCCCAAAGAGTTTGAACTCTACTTTGATATATAA
- the speD gene encoding adenosylmethionine decarboxylase, translating to MAKTLGLHILADLYGVNPELIDRVEDVRHLLETAVKVAGLTKISSHYYQFQPHGATGVVLLAESHISIHTWPEHGLATVDVYTCGDPAKAYKAMDYIISTLEPTRVDKQVHERGYVEEGMQSEEFRSTLLKV from the coding sequence ATGGCAAAGACCCTCGGACTGCATATCTTAGCGGACCTGTACGGTGTCAACCCGGAGCTTATAGACCGGGTTGAAGACGTGAGGCACCTGCTTGAGACCGCCGTCAAGGTGGCCGGCCTGACCAAGATATCTTCCCACTACTACCAGTTCCAACCCCATGGGGCCACCGGTGTAGTCCTGCTGGCCGAGTCTCACATATCCATCCACACGTGGCCCGAGCACGGACTTGCCACAGTGGATGTCTATACATGTGGGGATCCGGCCAAGGCTTACAAGGCCATGGACTACATCATCTCTACCCTTGAACCCACAAGGGTAGACAAGCAGGTGCACGAGCGAGGTTATGTAGAAGAAGGTATGCAGTCTGAGGAGTTTCGAAGTACACTGCTTAAAGTCTAA